A stretch of Henckelia pumila isolate YLH828 chromosome 4, ASM3356847v2, whole genome shotgun sequence DNA encodes these proteins:
- the LOC140867549 gene encoding uncharacterized protein: MNKYPHRLARKGYARYAEEIVNDLCDDDEINRALIWKKGRVNKEGEFEGYELKKTVEKIKIEGTLEIKGAKEDILTKALNTGEHGGRVRAVGGHITPTLYFNVGRCLKTDIVDREVMIEQGKELVEAKKLIAKQDTRIEEQDTRIKKLEAIIYKNGAWENDVDDKGS, translated from the exons ATGAACAAATATCCCCATCGCCTTGCTCGCAAAGGATATGCACGATATGCCGAAGAAATA GTAAATGATTTATGTGACGATGATGAGATCAATCGAGCACTTATTTGGAAAAAAGGAAGAGTCAATAAAGAAGGGGAGTTTGAAGGCTACGAGTTGAAAAAAACAGTAGAGAAGATT AAGATTGAGGGTACATTGGAAATAAAAGGTGCGAAAGAAGATATCCTCACCAAAGCGCTTAATACAGGAGAACATGGTGGACGTGTCAGGGCTGTTGGAGGTCATATCACTCCAACATTATATTTTAATGTTGGTAGATGTTTGAAGACTGACATTGTTGACCGAGAGGTGATGATTGAGCAAGGGAAAGAGTTGGTGGAGGCTAAAAAGTTAATTGCAAAACAAGATACACGCATTGAAGAACAAGATACACGCATTAAAAAACTTGAAGCAATCATCTACAAAAATGGTGCTTGGGAGAATGACGTTGATGACAAAGGAAGTTGA
- the LOC140861854 gene encoding uncharacterized protein — protein MDKEWMRKDRLSLEYEIGIESFLQFAMSNANDPNAIPCPCARCGNLKKKNVQTIRAHLIYNGIDLTYHTWIWHGEKSMTVNSMNGTDGFGQDEHASFAEEPIDMVHAVYDSYAENPSQFNKLLEDAEKSLYPGCTKFTKLSAIVKLFNLKAKYGWSDNSFTDLLSLFREMLPDDNELPSSLYDAKKSLRALGMEYVKIHACPNDCILYRKEYEDLANCPTCGTSRWKLSNKSKVKEGVPAKVLWYFPPIPRFQKMFRDKTVSKELTWHSDKRIRDGYLRHPADAPSWKLVDRMWPDFASETRNLRLAISADGINPHSLMSSSYSCWPILMITYNLPPWLCMKRKFVMLTLLISGPRQPGNDIDVYLAPLVDDLKCLWDKGVEAYDAYRQESFSLRAVLLWTINDFPAYGNMSGCVVKGYYACPICAEKTYSTRLKHCRKMSYMGHRRFLPSNHPYRRQKKAFNGNQEFNTAPHPLSGHEVLERVERINYRMGKFSGKLQSKMGDGEQCWKKKSIFFELEYWKHLHVRHVLDVMHIEKNVCESVIGTLLDIPGKTKDGVAARLDLMEMNVRSELAPRIGDKKTFLPPACYTLSKDEKRSICNSLSGMKVPEGYSSNVKNLVSMKDLKLVGLKSHDYHTLMQQLLPVAIRGVLPKHVRDTITRLCFYFNELYSKVMDVSKLDELQREIVMILCLLEKYFPPSFFDIMIHLTVHLVREVKLCGPVWSRHMYPFERYMKILKGYVRNRNRPEGCIAECYIAEEAVEFCSDYLSNVHTIGIPSRDREVEHMVELRTRFHHKAKSKKWLQDEHNRTFITWLYDFVEHAIDHSTYQISERLKWISRGPRKKVLKYSGYLIDGVTYATKERDDVRVTQNSGVSLVAKTMQVSSAKDKNPIMADMVFYGIIEEIWSLDYHNFQIPMFKCHWVENNNGIKVDDLGFTLVNLNRIEFKSESFILGSQAKKVFFVEDPEDPLWSIVLAAPTRESFENANGDELEDIVIHYESSTRGLPSMEVDDEDDNEPQCLREDCDGTWIDN, from the exons ATGGACAAAGAATGGATGCGTAAGGATAGGCTATCACTTGAATATGAAATCGGAATAGAGTCTTTCTTGCAATTTGCAATGAGCAATGCTAATGATCCTAATGCAATTCCTTGCCCATGTGCAAGATGTggtaatttgaagaaaaaaaatgttcaaACTATAAGGGCGCATTTGATCTATAATGGTATAGATTTGACATATCATACATGGATATGGCATGGGGAAAAATCTATGACAGTGAACTCAATGAACGGTACTGATGGATTTGGGCAAGATGAACACGCATCTTTTGCTGAAGAACCTATAGATATGGTACATGCTGTATATGATTCGTATGCTGAGAATCCAAGTCAATTCAATAAGCTACTTGAAGATGCCGAGAAAAGTTTATATCCTGGATGTACTAAATTCACAAAGTTATCTGCCATTGTGAAATTATTTAACTTGAAGGCAAAATATGGTTGGAGTGATAATAGTTTCACCGATCTACTTAGTTTGTTTCGAGAAATGCTTCCAGATGACAATGAATTGCCTTCATCATTGTATGATGCCAAGAAAAGCTTACGTGCACTAGGGATGGAATACGTGAAAATACATGCTTGTCCTAATGATTGTATCTTATACCGGAAGGAGTACGAAGATCTTGCCAATTGCCCTACTTGTGGGACATCGAGGTGGAAGTTGAGCAACAAATCTAAGGTAAAAGAAGGAGTTCCTGCAAAGGTCTTGTGGTATTTCCCACCTATCCCAAGATTTCAAAAAATGTTTCGGGATAAGACGGTATCCAAAGAGTTAACTTGGCATTCTGACAAAAGAATTCGTGATGGATACTTACGTCATCCAGCTGATGCACCATCTTGGAAATTAGTTGATCGCATGTGGCCAGATTTTGCTTCCGAgacaagaaatttgagattggCTATATCAGCAGACGGGATCAATCCCCATAGTTTGATGAGTTCTTCGTATAGTTGTTGGCCAATTTTAATGATCACATATAATCTTCCACCATGGTTGTGTATGAAGAGAAAATTTGTGATGCTCACTTTGTTGATTTCTGGTCCTAGACAACCGGGAAATGATATTGATGTTTACTTAGCACCTTTGGTTGACGACTTAAAATGCTTATGGGATAAAGGTGTTGAAGCATACGATGCATATCGACAAGAAAGTTTCTCCCTTAGAGCTGTGCTACTGTGGACAATCAATGATTTTCCAGCATATGGGAACATGTCAGGTTGTGTTGTGAAGGGATATTATGCATGTCCTATTTGTGCAGAAAAAACTTATTCGACAAGGTTGAAGCATTGCAGAAAAATGTCATACATGGGTCATCGAAGGTTTTTACCTTCAAATCATCCGTATCGAAGACAAAAGAAGGCATTTAACGGGAACCAAGAGTTTAACACTGCACCACATCCATTGAGCGGCCATGAAGTTttggaaagagttgaaagaattaatTATCGTATGGGAAAATTCAGCGGAAAGCTTCAGTCGAAGATGGGTGATGGAGAGCAATGCTGGAAaaagaaatcaattttttttgaacTTGAGTATTGGAAACATTTACACGTTCGACATGTTCTTGATGTGATGCATATTGAAAAAAATGTATGCGAAAGTGTCATTGGTACGTTACTTGACATTCCAGGAAAAACAAAGGATGGAGTAGCAGCAAGACTTGACCTTATGGAGATGAATGTGAGGTCTGAATTGGCACCAAGGATTGGGGATAAGAAAACGTTTTTGCCACCAGCCTGCTACACTCTAAGTAAAGATGAAAAGAGAAGTATTTGCAATTCATTATCAGGAATGAAGGTCCCCGAAGGTTACTCTTCTAATGTTAAAAACCTTGTGTCGATGAAAGATTTGAAACTTGTTGGCCTTAAGTCACATGACTATCACACTCTAATGCAACAATTGCTTCCTGTGGCCATTCGCGGTGTCCTTCCAAAACATGTCAGAGATACAATCACTCGGTTGTGTTTCTACTTCAATGAATTATATAGTAAAGTGATGGATGTCTCGAAGTTGGATGAATTGCAAAGAGAAATTGTGATGATATTGTGTTTGCTTGAAAAGTATTTCCCCCCTTCATTTTTTGATATAATGATTCATTTAACAGTTCATCTCGTTCGAGAGGTGAAATTGTGTGGACCGGTTTGGAGCAGACACATGTACCCATTTGAAAGATACATGAAGATTTTGAAAGGTTATGTGCGCAATCGCAATCGGCCTGAAGGGTGTATAGCTGAATGTTATATTGCTGAAGAGGCAGTTGAATTTTGCTCAGACTATCTTTCTAATGTCCACACAATTGGGATACCATCAAGGGACCGTGAAGT GGAACACATGGTGGAGTTGAGGACAAGATTCCATCATAAAGCAAAGTCCAAAAAGTGGTTACAAGATGAGCATAACCGAACGTTTATTACATGGTTGTATGATTTT GTTGAACATGCAATTGACCATTCCACGTATCAAATATCAGAAAGATTAAAGTGGATATCGCGTGGACCTAGAAAAAAAGTGTTAAAGTATTctggttatttgattgatgggGTTACTTATGCTACAAAAGAACGTGATGATGTAAGAGTTACTCAGAATTCCGGAGTAAGCTTAGTCGCAAAGACCATGCAAGTTTCCAGTGCAAAGGACAAAAATCCAATTATGGCAGACATGGTTTTCTATggaattattgaagaaataTGGTCACTTGATTACCACAACTTTCAAATTCCAATGTTCAAGTGTCATTGGGTGGAGAATAACAATGGTATTAAAGTAGATGATCTTGGTTTCACATTAGTGAATCTGAACAGAATTGAATTTAAATCAGAAAGTTTTATCTTGGGAAGTCAAGCAAAGAAAGTATTTTTCGTTGAAGATCCTGAAGATCCATTATGGAGTATTGTACTTGCAGCCCCTACAAGAGAATCATTCGAGAACGCAAATGGGGACGAGCTGGAAGACATTGTAATCCACTATGAATCTTCTACCAGAGGCTTACCATCAATGGAAGTCGACGATGAAGATGACAATGAGCCCCAATGCCTTCGTGAAGATTGTGATGGAACATGGATCGACaattaa